A genome region from Arachis duranensis cultivar V14167 chromosome 8, aradu.V14167.gnm2.J7QH, whole genome shotgun sequence includes the following:
- the LOC107460234 gene encoding plastocyanin yields MATVTTSAAVTIPSFTGLKAATTNATAKVSTGAKVSGPQFPRLSVKASFKDVGVAVVATAASAVLANNAMAIEVLLGGDDGSLAFIPKDFSVAAGEKIVFKNNAGFPHNIVFDEDEIPSGVDASKISMSEEDLLNGPGEVYSVTLSEKGTYSFYCAPHQGAGMVGKVTVN; encoded by the coding sequence ATGGCCACCGTCACTACCTCTGCAGCTGTTACCATTCCATCATTTACTGGCTTAAAGGCAGCTACAACAAACGCCACCGCTAAAGTTAGTACCGGAGCTAAGGTGTCAGGACCCCAGTTTCCAAGGCTCAGCGTGAAGGCATCGTTCAAGGACGTTGGAGTAGCTGTTGTGGCCACCGCTGCCAGCGCAGTGCTAGCAAACAATGCCATGGCCATTGAGGTCTTGCTCGGTGGTGATGATGGGTCTCTGGCTTTTATCCCAAAGGATTTCTCAGTTGCTGCTGGAGAGAAGATCGTGTTCAAGAACAATGCTGGTTTCCCACACAACATTGTGTTCGACGAGGATGAGATTCCCAGCGGAGTGGACGCATCGAAAATCTCAATGTCTGAAGAAGACTTACTCAATGGACCTGGTGAGGTTTACAGCGTTACTTTGAGTGAGAAAGGAACCTACTCTTTCTATTGTGCCCCTCACCAAGGAGCTGGTATGGTTGGAAAAGTCACTGTTAACTAG
- the LOC107460185 gene encoding uncharacterized protein LOC107460185, with translation MIVNGASDPILCRYFPSFLDGPALDWFFSLPADSISRFQELSKQFEDHFAASAIYLHDSDYLTTVKQGPQESLKDYITRFTKIAMKIPNLHPEVHLHAIKSGLRPEKFQKTIAVAKLRTLAEFCEKAKGQIDIEVLRQAQKAEKSANTKDDDKLWDNKKSFKPTPRYESYTQFNTKKDDIIKEILNSKLIKPPRKAGSYHEPKNVDKSKYCTFRQKYGYTTDECVIVKDLLERLARQ, from the coding sequence ATGATCGTCAATGGTGCATCTGACCCTATTTTATGTCGTTATTTTCCGTCCTTTCTAGATGGTCCTGCACTTGACTGGTTTTTCTCTTTGCCTGCAGATTCTATATCACGTTTCCAAGAGTTGTCAAAGCAATTTGAAGATCATTTTGCAGCATCGGCAATATATTTGCACGATTCCGACTATTTAACAACAGTTAAGCAAGGTCCTCAGGAAAGCCTGAAAGACTACATCACCCGCTTCACGAAGATAGCTATGAAAATCCCTAACCTTCATCCTGAGGTCCACTTGCACGCCATCAAAAGTGGCCTACGCCCGGAAAAATTCCAAAAGACCATTGCCGTAGCCAAGCTGAGGACGTTAGCTGAGTTTTGCGAGAAGGCCAAAGGGCAAATAGACATTGAAGTGCTTCGCCAAGCTCAGAAGGCGGAAAAGTCGGCAAACACCAAGGACGATGACAAACTTTGGGATAACAAGAAGAGTTTTAAGCCCACACCCAGATATGAGTCATATACGCAGTTTAACACGAAGAAAGATGACATTATTAAGGAGATACTGAATTCCAAGCTGATTAAGCCTCCTCGTAAGGCCGGCAGCTATCACGAGCCCAAGAACGTTGACAAATCCAAGTACTGCACATTTCGTCAGAAGTATGGCTATACAACCGATGAATGCGTGATCGTAAAAGATCTTCTTGAACGCCTAGCCCGACAGTGA